Proteins encoded by one window of Sorex araneus isolate mSorAra2 chromosome 3, mSorAra2.pri, whole genome shotgun sequence:
- the IFT43 gene encoding intraflagellar transport protein 43 homolog isoform X4 translates to MLDSGPAQARSSATAPSKTVRVSADGPWHRQPRPRPAGPGGRLRTVCQQPSPRSVPQSRNIPVIPDLEEIQEEDFVLQVAAPPSVQANRVMTFRDLDNDLTKYAAFQTLDDEIDLKLLTRVLAPEHEVREDDVSWDWERLYTEVSSELTTEWDQLHAEREEPVGPPMHA, encoded by the exons ATGCTGGACTCCGGCCCGGCCCAGGCCCGGAGCAGCGCCACGGCTCCCTCCAAAACTGTCAGAGTGTCAGCTGACGGCCCGTGGCACCGCCAGCCCCGTCCCCGGCCCGCGGGTCCCGGCGGCCGGCTCAGGACTGTCTGTCAGCAGCCGTCGCCGCGGTCCGTGCCGCAGAGCAGGA ACATCCCCGTCATTCCGGATCTGGAAGAGATACAGGAGGAAGACTTCGTTTTGCAGGTGGCGGCCCCGCCCAG TGTCCAGGCAAACCGGGTCATGACCTTCCGTGACCTGGACAACGACCTCACCAAGTACGCTGCCTTCCAGACCCTG GATGACGAGATCGACCTGAAGCTCCTCACCAGAGTCCTGGCGCCCGAGCATGAAGTTCGGGAG GATGACGTGAGCTGGGACTGGGAGCGGCTGTACACGGAGGTGTCTTCCGAGCTCACCACGGAATGGGACCAGCTGCACGCGGAGAGGGAGGAGCCCGTGGGGCCCCCCATGCACGCCTGA